From Myotis daubentonii chromosome 15, mMyoDau2.1, whole genome shotgun sequence, one genomic window encodes:
- the RABAC1 gene encoding prenylated Rab acceptor protein 1: protein MAAEKDQQKDAEAEGLSATTLLPKLIPSGVGHEWLERHRAAIRPWGAFVDQRCFSRPRNLGELCQRLVRNVEYYQSNYVFVFLGLIVYCVVTSPMLLVALAVFFGACYILYLRTLQSKLVLFGRELSPAHQYAMAGAVSFPFFWLAGAGSAVFWVLGATLVVIGSHAAFHQIEAVDGEELQMEPV, encoded by the exons ATGGCAGCCGAGAAGGACCAGCAGAAGGATGCCGAGGCGGAAGGACTGAGCGCCAC gaCTCTGCTGCCGAAACTGATCCCCTCCGGCGTGGGCCACGAGTGGCTGGAGCGGCACCGCGCCGCCATCCGGCCCTGGGGCGCCTTCGTGGACCAGCGCTGCTTCTCGCGGCCCCGCAACCTGGGCGAGCTGTGCCAGCGCCTCGTACGAAACGTGGAGTACTACCAGAGCAACTATGTGTTCGTGTTCCTCGGCCTCATCGTGTACTGCGT GGTTACGTCTCCCATGCTGCTGGTGGCCCTGGCCGTCTTCTTTGGTGCCTGTTACATCCTCTATCTGCGCACATTGCAATCCAAGCTCGTACTCTTTG GCCGAGAGTTGAGCCCAGCCCATCAGTATGCTATGGCTGGAGCcgtctcctttcccttcttctggcTGGCTGGTGCAGGCTCAGCCGTCTTCTGGGTTCTGG GAGCCACCCTTGTGGTCATTGGCTCCCACGCCGCCTTCCACCAGATCGAGGCCGTGGATGGGGAAGAGCTGCAGATGGAGCCAGTGTGA